In a single window of the Rhodamnia argentea isolate NSW1041297 chromosome 2, ASM2092103v1, whole genome shotgun sequence genome:
- the LOC115727058 gene encoding phosphatidylcholine transfer protein-like isoform X2: protein MAIGAGSGQVFPGHSAEDLWRSNAGGGWATAVALLVVLLWHCRRRLRIFFSFLFRSTSPSTSSSSSSSSSSSSSGSPQISGFSENVWEDDLRFLIRNLKESHCGEKRWEDVVQKRNSLVSYSAKCCKPKDGPLKYLSVTVFENCSPELVRDFYMDNFYRQQWDKTVIEHVQLHLDVNNGTEIGRTIKKFPLLTAREYVLAWRLWEDSDGVFYCFTKECQHPSAPPQRKYVRVKYFRSGWRIRKMPGRNASEIRMFHQEDAGLNVEMAKLAFAKGIWSYVCKMDSALRKYSSSHLQHGSSVSAVTFIQKVPRELQMSSGGNSSSVAAAPSVRVETITEKKKLLRIPSKKALANGFLLLGGVICLTRGHSTLGAKVAIGYVLTKLSKRGASSSQRVRN, encoded by the exons ATGGCGATCGGAGCCGGATCGGGGCAGGTATTCCCGGGGCACTCTGCGGAGGACCTGTGGCGGTCGAACGCGGGTGGCGGATGGGCCACCGCCGTTGCTCTGCTCGTCGTGCTCCTCTGGCATTGCCGGAGGAGGCTGAGgatcttcttttccttcctcttccgGTCTACTTCCCCCtccacttcctcctcctcctcctcctcctcctcctcctcctcctccgggtCTCCCCAAATCAG CGGATTCTCCGAGAACGTGTGGGAAGATGATTTGAGGTTTCTGATTCGGAATTTGAAGGAGAGCCATTGTGGAGAGAAGAGATGGGAGGACGTTGTCCAGAAAAGGAACAGTCTGGTCTCATACTCGGCCAAGTGCTGTAAACCTAAG GATGGCCCCTTGAAATACCTGAGCGTGACAGTATTTGAGAATTGCTCTCCTGAATTGGTTAGAGACTtttacatggataatttttacagGCAGCAATGGGACAAAACTGTTATTGAGCATGTCCAGTTGCACTTGGATGTAAACAATGGAACTGAAATTGGTcgaacaattaaaaagtttccACTGTTGACAGCCAGAGAGTATGTATTGGCTTGGAGGCTGTGGGAGGACTCAGATGGAGTTTTCTACTGCTTTACGAAG GAATGTCAACATCCCTCAGCACCACCGCAGAGGAAGTATGTTCGTGTTAAGTACTTTAGATCAGGATGGAGAATCAGGAAAA TGCCTGGTAGGAATGCCTCTGAGATTAGAATGTTTCACCAAGAAGATGCTGGTTTAAATGTGGAAATGGCAAAGCTGGCTTTCGCAAAGGGCATATGGAGTTACGTGTGCAAGATGGACAGTGCGTTACGCAAATACTCATCGAGTCATCTGCAACATGGTTCATCTGTCAGTGCTGTCACTTTTATCCAGAAG GTACCTCGCGAACTACAAATGTCAAGCGGCGGTAATTCATCATCAGTGGCTGCAGCACCTTCAGTTCGTGTTGAGACAATCACTGAAAAGAAGAAACTATTGAGAATACCATCTAAGAAAGCACTTGCCaatggttttcttcttcttggaggCGTCATTTGCCTGACTCGTGGCCACTCTACACTTGGAGCTAAAGTAGCCATCGGCTATGTGTTGACGAAACTGAGTAAGCGCGGTGCTTCTTCCAGTCAAAGAGTGCGGAACTGA
- the LOC115727058 gene encoding uncharacterized protein LOC115727058 isoform X1 — translation MAIGAGSGQVFPGHSAEDLWRSNAGGGWATAVALLVVLLWHCRRRLRIFFSFLFRSTSPSTSSSSSSSSSSSSSGSPQISSGFSENVWEDDLRFLIRNLKESHCGEKRWEDVVQKRNSLVSYSAKCCKPKDGPLKYLSVTVFENCSPELVRDFYMDNFYRQQWDKTVIEHVQLHLDVNNGTEIGRTIKKFPLLTAREYVLAWRLWEDSDGVFYCFTKECQHPSAPPQRKYVRVKYFRSGWRIRKMPGRNASEIRMFHQEDAGLNVEMAKLAFAKGIWSYVCKMDSALRKYSSSHLQHGSSVSAVTFIQKVPRELQMSSGGNSSSVAAAPSVRVETITEKKKLLRIPSKKALANGFLLLGGVICLTRGHSTLGAKVAIGYVLTKLSKRGASSSQRVRN, via the exons ATGGCGATCGGAGCCGGATCGGGGCAGGTATTCCCGGGGCACTCTGCGGAGGACCTGTGGCGGTCGAACGCGGGTGGCGGATGGGCCACCGCCGTTGCTCTGCTCGTCGTGCTCCTCTGGCATTGCCGGAGGAGGCTGAGgatcttcttttccttcctcttccgGTCTACTTCCCCCtccacttcctcctcctcctcctcctcctcctcctcctcctcctccgggtCTCCCCAAATCAG CAGCGGATTCTCCGAGAACGTGTGGGAAGATGATTTGAGGTTTCTGATTCGGAATTTGAAGGAGAGCCATTGTGGAGAGAAGAGATGGGAGGACGTTGTCCAGAAAAGGAACAGTCTGGTCTCATACTCGGCCAAGTGCTGTAAACCTAAG GATGGCCCCTTGAAATACCTGAGCGTGACAGTATTTGAGAATTGCTCTCCTGAATTGGTTAGAGACTtttacatggataatttttacagGCAGCAATGGGACAAAACTGTTATTGAGCATGTCCAGTTGCACTTGGATGTAAACAATGGAACTGAAATTGGTcgaacaattaaaaagtttccACTGTTGACAGCCAGAGAGTATGTATTGGCTTGGAGGCTGTGGGAGGACTCAGATGGAGTTTTCTACTGCTTTACGAAG GAATGTCAACATCCCTCAGCACCACCGCAGAGGAAGTATGTTCGTGTTAAGTACTTTAGATCAGGATGGAGAATCAGGAAAA TGCCTGGTAGGAATGCCTCTGAGATTAGAATGTTTCACCAAGAAGATGCTGGTTTAAATGTGGAAATGGCAAAGCTGGCTTTCGCAAAGGGCATATGGAGTTACGTGTGCAAGATGGACAGTGCGTTACGCAAATACTCATCGAGTCATCTGCAACATGGTTCATCTGTCAGTGCTGTCACTTTTATCCAGAAG GTACCTCGCGAACTACAAATGTCAAGCGGCGGTAATTCATCATCAGTGGCTGCAGCACCTTCAGTTCGTGTTGAGACAATCACTGAAAAGAAGAAACTATTGAGAATACCATCTAAGAAAGCACTTGCCaatggttttcttcttcttggaggCGTCATTTGCCTGACTCGTGGCCACTCTACACTTGGAGCTAAAGTAGCCATCGGCTATGTGTTGACGAAACTGAGTAAGCGCGGTGCTTCTTCCAGTCAAAGAGTGCGGAACTGA